A stretch of DNA from Scleropages formosus chromosome 13, fSclFor1.1, whole genome shotgun sequence:
TGAAGATTTTGTGGCCAGGGATGACTTTGATGATGCTGACCATCTGAGAATAGGAAATGATGGAATATTCATGTTGACTTTCTTCAGTAAGTCTaaattaaagtgtgtgtgtgtgtgtgtgtgtgtgtgtatagtagcATGCCAACTATGGTGACCTTGAAAGCAGCCTGCTGTCCAGCAGCATGGAATTGCAGCAAAATAACAATTCCAGGAATGATTTTTGTCGATTTTGGCCTGGCTGGGCACTGAGGTCTGTTCttgctctggtgtggtggttgTGGTACTTGCACCAGTATGAGATGCAGACCGCTGGACAGAAAAACGTTGGCTGTCCTTTAACAATGTGTTCTATGGTTTTGTTGTGATGGATAATTCTGCAGAATACTAGTTTCAAAGCCACAGTACTAGTGAAGAAATCTATCTGCACACAACTAAAAATATGACCTTTACTTTGATTCTCTCTTCCAAATTGACATTTTATTCTTGTACATCCCTcattctgccccccccccccccccccccctttttttttttttttttttttttttttttttttttttgtagtagtAGTCGTCCTTTTCACTCTTGATGCTTGATGTCCCTCTTGTGAGAGGGCCAAAATCAACAGTCCataggttctcagtttttgcTTCCATTGTtttggaatgagctccctctcttcATCAGAACTCCTGAATCCCTTACAACAATCATGAAGTATCTCAAAATGTGGCTCTTTCTTGCCTacatctctcctgatctcttaacagctccataaatttgcatcatgcCATCTGTCAGAGTCACCTGTTTGCTATTAGACTCAGTTCTGTaaacagctactcatgtaatgttcACTGGCATAAAACTGTGGTATCCCATAACCTGcagtttaaaaatcacatttgtgCACATAAAGCTCTTTCCCTGTGAAGTGCACTCTCTTTACCTTGagttgtgcattgctttggagataaggatctgctaaatgagtaaatgtgagaTGCTACATGACTGGAGATGAGGATTAGTGCAGCTCTTGCCCATATCTCTAGTTTGAGTGTGTAGAATGGTCTTGCTGTCATCAAGATGTGTTCTTGACCCTCCAGTGGCATTCCTCTTCAACTGGATTGGATTCTTCCTGTCCTTCTGCCTCACCACATCAGCAGCTGGGCGCTATGGTGCCATATCTGGATTTGGCCTGTCACTCATCAAGTGGATCCTGATTGTGCGAGTAAGGCCTGCTTCCTAAATTCTAGGGCAAAACAAACATGGAGAAAGCAGCAGAACCCCCTTGGCGTGTTTTCCACATATTATGGTATGGTGCTAGCAAGATTGTTCAAATGCCGCTTATTGTCTATTGTAATTTTTCTAGTTTTCCACCTACTTTCCTGGATACTTTGATGGCCAGTACTGGCTGTGGTGGGTCTTCTTGGTTCTGGGTGAGTTGAGGAATTTTCAATAATCAATCATTTGAAAGCTTCTAGGACTAAATGAATTTCTGATGTTGAACTGAAGCACATGATAACCTGTAGAGCTGTTCAGTAAAATGATACTTCAGATGCCATTCTGGCATCTTGATAAATAGATATGTCTTTGTTTTGTAAAGACTTGTATAATATTCCTGCATCATTTTGTAAGATTGTCACAACTGAACATAGGCCTTGCTGTTCGATCTTTTAACAAAGttttctgcccttttttttGGTCATGTGAATTATTCACTAATGGTAAAAGAGAGAACTAATTCTTCAGATAATGTATCTTTTCTATTAATGAAATTCTGTAGTCACAATGTGGCCTGTTGTAATTAAGTGTGTTTGAGTGGCTGTGAAACTAGTAAGAGCAACAGGGTTTTTTGCTGTTTCTCCAGGGATCCTGCTGTTCCTCAGGGGCTTCATTAATTATGCCAAGGTGCGAAAAATGGCTGATTCCATTTCACCCTTTCCACGAACCAGAGTCCTCTTTATCTACTGAAGGTATGTGTGAAAAAAGCATGGATGagagaaattcaagaacagtaCCAGCTGCTATGCTAGTCCAGTTAGTATTGCCATGTTTGTGCAGTAAACTATGTTAAGGgtagaaataataatacaaatctTGAATTAAAAGATTAGTTTAATGTCAGTTGTTGTATATTGCAGCACATGTGCTATAAAGAAACGGTTACACACAAAGAGGAAGTGGTCCTACAGGCATGTGCCTCTTTCTGAAGGCACGAGATCTGTCAAGGTCTTAAGGTTTAGTCCTCTATTCCTCATGTTCTCTCACTGGTTATCTGTAAACATACCCCATAACTACCCAGTTAAAGTCAGTACGCTTAAGGTTTGCTTTTTCAATAGCAGAAATGAGAAGTTTTTTAGTCTTTGTCAAATTTTTCACAACAGATATTTGCAATCAGTGAATCTCACTGCATTTGGAATCATGGAAGAAGGCAGAAACAACAGCCACAAACTACCATCAAAAAATGTGCAGGGAACTAGAGGAAGTTAAAGCGAAACCACTGAAGACCAGTTGGTTGGGGTGGAATCACTGTTTGACATAATTCTTTTCATCAATAACAAAATACTGTGTTTGTAGATGTAACATTTTACTAGGACATGCTGAGACTTCTGTAAACATGGGATCATTAGTGATTAATGTTAAGTGCTTGTTGCTAACAAATCTGTGGTGTACAAATAATGCCTTATATGATTTATTTCTATTTGTGGTTAAAGTTAGCATGCATCATGCCTTGGGCAGCCACTGGGGGACAGTCTTAGCATTTCCTCTCTCAGAACATGCGTTTCATTTGAAGACAGCATTGGTCAGCTGATTAATAAAGAAGTCCCCCTTTTATTGGATATCCTGGGGACAGTGATTTCCATAGTTCCCACCGCAACTATTACCTTAAAGCAgcgttttgttttgtgttatgGAAATGGCTACGCTTTGAAAGAACActgtgaaataataattttctgaaacctctataaaattaattatacattGTGAAGCGTTCAAGCTTTTTCATACAAAAGCTTGAACGAATGAAACCCAGAGCAGCAGTCCCTGGCGCATGCCTTTGGACACTCGATCACAATTTAAATCCAGTTGGAATATAGTACATAAGAGTTGTGAGAATGAGGAACATATCAGTTTTAGTGATGGCTTTATGAATAAATCTGTGAAGTGGAGGATCGGTAAATACTGCTGAGCGtattgctgttgctgctttCCAAAGAACTTAAATAGTATGTGGTGTCTAGTTGTAATAACCAGTGTGTGATCAGAGCAGAGGGAAACGCAAAATTACTTTTCACATAATGAGTTAAGCAATGAGGCACTTTAATTAACTGTAAATCTGACTGCAGTGTAAAACTAGTCTCAAGgctgtttcacatttatttttttcagaaaggaaCACCTGAACTGTTAATTTTTCAGACACAGGatatttaaattgctttgtCAGAACTTGTTTTATGAGAAAGATCTGGATTCAGCTTTCTGATGAGTATTACACTGTATTTTATCAttacataaatatgtaaatataaaaaaatctaataaatatTCCTTCCATAGTGACAGTtcccagtgtttttcatttttcctcctcAATGCtggatttatttacttattttaaatttttttttccctccccagtCCGACCAACAGATACCCAGAACTATACAACCTTGGTGCTCCAATGAAAAGTTGAAGTTTGTGCCGCTAGGGCTCGCTCTTGCTCCCAGAGAATGTAAACAGTTAAAAGCTCTGCAGTATTCAGGAAACGGCTGTATGAGATGAGCTGTTAAATTAGGACTGTGACGCTGGTTGTTAAAACCGCTACAGCTCTCATCACAAAAATCAGCCAAGCGTTATTTCTGTGCCAGTCAGAATCCCTCATCTTGTTTGTATTCGGGCTTTCTCATAGCCGCGTTTCTTTATATGGCTGATTTACTCAACACCCTGATTGCTACCATCTTTGGTTTAGTCCCGTTTCCTGCTCGAATTACCATGTTCGACATGCTGTTGCAAAATGCTCCCCCCTACAGCAGTGAGGGGTATGTTACGTGTGACAGGTGGTAATTGTATGATTAATGGTGCACGTTATGCTTTGTGTTCACTCTTTGCTCTTCCTCTACTAACTGCTGCTCGTGAGGACTCCTGTCTTTGTTGCTTTGTGTCACATAAGCCATTGGGTATCACTTTGTCACATGTCCCAGTGTGGAGCTGCTTATTCACATGTACCTCAGTAGTTATGTGCTGGCTTTGCACAGGTGATCAGGTACACTGCATCCAAGGGTCTGTCTTCTGCTCCTGGACTTACAatacatttgcatacatttcattcagctgatgcttttctccaaagcagcttgcagtgttaagctacttagttatttacgcagctgggtaacattactgaagcaatttagggtaagtatcttacctGCCTTGGTCCAAACACAGCGGCTCTGACCGCTGTGCAACCAGCTGTGCCCGGTATTTGGACGTGATTCATTCCGCAAAATCCATATAACAATATTGCCAATATTTCTTATGGAGAAAACAACTACGTGTTCCTGGACTGACTCAAGTTCAGTCAAAAATACATAAGGAAACAAAGTCACatagtgaaatatttttatcaaaCAAGCTATGTTTTTATGCATATCAATTTATCTGTTTTCAGGAAGTGGATGCCCACCTTCAATTAGCTTAAAGCccccacttacatttacagacCCTCTTTCATTGTGTGTTGACCTTGATAAACGCACaatagtaactttttttttttttgtgtctttcaccTTCTCAGTGTGATCGAACACTTCCAGCTCTGTACCAAATGCAAACTGTGACTCCCTCCCCCAAAGCTTCTTCCTTCATCTGTTTGACTTATTTTCAAGCTTTTCCACagctttttcattaatttttttaaaaattctttgacCTGCAATGTGatccaaaaagcaaaatgaaagaatttttttttttttttttttttttttttttttttttttggcggggTGGGTTCAACAAGTGTTACCATGGAGATGGGGTTTTGTTACCTACATTTACCTTcattcttttagcagacgcttttctgcaaagtcacttccagtgaacaccaTGCTGTACGTAGCCGAAGGGTCCGTCCAGAGGCGGAGAGTCACAAAAcatggagagaggaaaaaaaa
This window harbors:
- the LOC108936743 gene encoding NEDD4 family-interacting protein 1-like — protein: MAEQSPRYQQLTNEEEAGEGSQVTDAPPPYSSVAAENAAYFEYKEDGVFPKPPSYNVATSLPSYDEAERSKVGATVPLVAARDEDFVARDDFDDADHLRIGNDGIFMLTFFMAFLFNWIGFFLSFCLTTSAAGRYGAISGFGLSLIKWILIVRFSTYFPGYFDGQYWLWWVFLVLGILLFLRGFINYAKVRKMADSISPFPRTRVLFIY